The sequence GAGAAAACCTTTCCAACTTTCGCCAGCTGGTCTGGTGGCACGAAGAGGCCCATCCGGTAGTTCTCAACGTAAACCCTTTCGACGTTCAATCGGCGTAGAAGCTCCAACGCCTTCTCCGCGGGTAGAGAGGCCTCTGCCAGCTGTTTCACCGTTTGGGCTGTGACGTAGACGGCCAACCTTGTCTCGGGCACGGGACGCCCGGTGCGAGGGGGCCAATAACTGTGCTCCTCCGACACGTTTAAAGCTTCTCGAATCCCGCGCCGCGCGTGCGTGAGGAGGTGAGGGTGGCTAGCGGTGGGAGAGGCGTCTACGACATCACGGCGCACGTCGAGAGGCTATCGAGGGCCTCGGGGGCGGAGCGGGGCATCATCATCCTGTACTGCACGGACCCGCTGTGCCGGCTGATCACGATCGAGTACGACGGTGACTTGATCGAGGATCTGATGGCGCTGATCGACGGCTTGAAGGCGAAGAACCCCTACGTGGTAGCTTCAATCTTCCACCCCAGCCTCGTGATCCCCTTCGAGCGGGGGCTTCTGCTCGGCTCCTTCCAGCAGATCTGCCTGCTCGACCTCAACGAGTCGGCTGGCGATAGGGTTGTGGTGGCTGAGGTGATCACGTGAGGGTGGTTAGAACGTCGAGGATCGAGCTGGTGACTTATGGGCCCAACAAGCTCTTTGACATCACCGACCGCGTGGCAGAGCTCGCCAGGGGTGTGGAGGAGGGCGCGATCGTGCTGCAAGCCGTCGGCTCGACTGGGGCGCTCGTAGTGCTCCCCAAGCGCAGGGAGGTTATCGAAGCCTTCGAGAGCGATCTGTGGGACCTCGTCCCCACCCTCGGTTGGAGGCACCCTGGCAACGCTTACGCGCACCTTCGGTCGACGCTCATCGGCACAACGCTGGCGCTACCCATCGTGGGCGGCTCGCTACCCATCGAGGGTAACGGCATCTTCTTCCTCGAGAACCAGCCTGCGCTGAACCGCCGGAGGGTGGTCGTGGCCGCCGTCGTGACGAGAGGTTGATAAACCGCGACGAGACGCAGGTTGGGATGAGCTACGAGAAGCTGGCTGAGCTGAAGGCCCGGTGGCTCCCGGTGTACCTGATCCTCCTAGTGGTGGTTGTACTCCTCGTGATCCACTTAGTCGTGATGTACTTCATGACGGGGAACGCGATTTACGCCAACCTAGCCATACTCACGGGACTCGCGATATACTTCTTCTACGTCGGCTTCGACAGGCTCAGGAAGATGAAGATCGAGAGGAAGAGGCTCCTCGAAGTCATCTCCTGCAGCAGCTGCGGCTTCCGCGAGGAGAGGGACCACGAGGTCGGAGACTACGTCTTCAAGGAGAAGGGACCCTGCCCCAAGTGCGGGGCCCCGCTTCTCGTTACGGCGATTTTTTCGGTGGTAGAGCGCAGATAAGGTTATATACCGCTCGCTCGACGTGAATCTATGACCTCCCTTTTCAGGGTGAAGCACCTAGGCTTCAGCAGCGGTGCGCCGCTCGTAGTCATCGATGATGGCTCCGCCGCTGCGCTCGGCGTTAGAGCCCACGACCGCCTCCTCCTCCGGAAGGGCGGGAGGGAGGTTACAGCGATCGTCAACGTCGCCCTCCAGATGCCCGCGGACACGATCCTCGTGAACGAGGAGGTCGCGCGGAGCCTAAACCTGAGCGAGGGGGATGTTGTGGAAATCGAGCCCGCCCCTCCACCCCGCTCCTCCCGCTACATAAGGGAGCTCATAGATGGGGCGTGGCTCAACCCCCAGGAGATCAGAACCATTGTGGAGGACATCGTCAGAGACCGGTTGAGCGACATTGAGCTGGCGGCCCTAGTCGTCGCTGTAAGCAGGAGGGGGCTCAGCGTCGAAGAGGCCTACCAGTTCTCCCGCGCCATGGTTGAAACGGGGGAGAGGCTGGACCTGGGCGTCAAGCCCGTGCTGGACAAGCACAGCATCGGCGGGATCCCGGGGGATAAAACCACGCTGCTCGTAGTACCGATCCTAGCCTCATTGGGTTACTACGTACCCAAGACCAGCTCCCGAGCCATCACGAGCCCCGCGGGCACCGCGGACAGGGCGGAGGTGCTGATGCCCGTCAACCTCTCCCTTGAGGAGATCAAGCGTGTGGTGCTCAAGGTCGGCGGATGCATCGCGTGGGGTGGCGCGCTTCGCCTCGCCCCAGCCGACGACAAGATCATCAGAGTGGAGCACCCGCTCTCCATCGACCCCTTCCTCGTCCCCTCGATCATCGCCAAGAAGGCGGCCGTGGGGGCAACGCACGTCGTCCTCGACATCCCCGTGGGGAGGGGTGCGAAGGTTGGGACGATGAGGGAGGCGGAGCAGCTCGCCAGGATGTTCATCGAGGTGGCCAGGAGGATGGGGATCCAGCTCACAGCTGTAGTTACGTTCGGGGATCAACCCCTCGGGAACACCGCTGGCCCCGCGCTGGAGGCACGCGAAGCCCTGCTAGCGCTGTCCGGTCAAGGCCCCGCCGACGTTGTTGACAAGGCTACGAGCTTGGTCGGCTCGCTCCTCGAGCTCATAGGAGTCACCAACGGTAAGGCCCTAGCGTTGGAGGCCATACGAAGCGGCAAGGCTCTAGCAAAGCTGCGGGAGATCATACGGGAGCAGGGAGGGGATCCCAATGTGAAGCCCGAAGACCTGCCAGTGGGAGAGAAAACTTTCACGATCTACGCGGAGCGCGACGGGGTTGTGACATGGGTGAACAACACAGCGGTTGCCACGCTCGCTCGACTCGCGGGAGCCCCGAAGGAC comes from Thermofilaceae archaeon and encodes:
- a CDS encoding YjbQ family protein, yielding MREEVRVASGGRGVYDITAHVERLSRASGAERGIIILYCTDPLCRLITIEYDGDLIEDLMALIDGLKAKNPYVVASIFHPSLVIPFERGLLLGSFQQICLLDLNESAGDRVVVAEVIT
- a CDS encoding YjbQ family protein; this encodes MRVVRTSRIELVTYGPNKLFDITDRVAELARGVEEGAIVLQAVGSTGALVVLPKRREVIEAFESDLWDLVPTLGWRHPGNAYAHLRSTLIGTTLALPIVGGSLPIEGNGIFFLENQPALNRRRVVVAAVVTRG
- a CDS encoding AMP phosphorylase, producing the protein MTSLFRVKHLGFSSGAPLVVIDDGSAAALGVRAHDRLLLRKGGREVTAIVNVALQMPADTILVNEEVARSLNLSEGDVVEIEPAPPPRSSRYIRELIDGAWLNPQEIRTIVEDIVRDRLSDIELAALVVAVSRRGLSVEEAYQFSRAMVETGERLDLGVKPVLDKHSIGGIPGDKTTLLVVPILASLGYYVPKTSSRAITSPAGTADRAEVLMPVNLSLEEIKRVVLKVGGCIAWGGALRLAPADDKIIRVEHPLSIDPFLVPSIIAKKAAVGATHVVLDIPVGRGAKVGTMREAEQLARMFIEVARRMGIQLTAVVTFGDQPLGNTAGPALEAREALLALSGQGPADVVDKATSLVGSLLELIGVTNGKALALEAIRSGKALAKLREIIREQGGDPNVKPEDLPVGEKTFTIYAERDGVVTWVNNTAVATLARLAGAPKDKGAGVLLHAKLGDVVKKGDPLLTVHSEHSTKLQAAEAYLETATVFEVGRPGLDTVMRKIVEPVLPIQQMAVEH